Proteins encoded by one window of Panicum virgatum strain AP13 chromosome 7N, P.virgatum_v5, whole genome shotgun sequence:
- the LOC120682329 gene encoding protoporphyrinogen oxidase 2, chloroplastic/mitochondrial, translating into MLTSSASSHPHRPASPRASRPRLRPVLAMAGSDDPRAAPARSVAVVGAGVSGLAAAYRLRKSGVNVTVFEAADRAGGKIRTNSEGGFLWDEGANTMTEGELEASKLIDDLGLHDRQQYPNSQHKRYIVKDGAPALIPSDPISLMKSSVLSTKSKLALFLEPFLYKKSNTSNSGKVSDEHLSESVRSFFERHFGREVVDYLIDPFVAGTSAGDPESLSIRHAFPALWNLERKYGSIIIGAILSKLTAKGGPVKTGSDSSGKRRNRRASFSFHVGMQSLINALHNEVGDGNVKLGTEVLSLACTFDGLPATGGWSISVDSKDGGSKDLAKNQTFDAVIMTAPLSNVQRMKFRKGGAPFVLDFLPKVDYLPLSLMVTAFKKEDVKKPLEGFGVLIPYKEQQKYGLKTFGTLFSSMMFPDRAPDDQYLYTTFVGGSHNRDLAGAPMSILKQLVTSDLKKLLGVEGQPTFVKHIYWRNAFPLYDCDYNSVLEAIEKMEKNLPGFFYAGNNKDGLAVGNVIASGSRAADLAISYLESHTKYNNSH; encoded by the exons ATGCTCACATCCTCCGCTTCCTCACATCCTCATCGCCCCGCCTCCCCGCGCGCCAGCCGGCCCCGCCTCCGCCCCGTCCTCGCGATGGCGGGCTCCGACgacccccgcgccgcgcccgcgaggtcggtcgccgtcgtcggcgccggGGTCAG cgggctcgcggcggcgtACAGGCTGAGGAAGAGCGGCGTGAACGTGACTGTGTTCGAAGCGGCTGACAGGGCGGGTGGGAAGATACGGACCAATTCCGAGGGCGGCTTCCTCTGGGATGAAGGGGCTAACACTATG ACAGAAGGTGAATTGGAGGCCAGCAAGTTGATTGATGATCTGGGTCTACATGACAGACAGCAGTAT CCTAACTCCCAACATAAGCGTTACATTGTCAAAGATGGAGCACCAGCACTG ATTCCTTCGGATCCCATTTCGTTAATGAAAAGCAGTGTTCTTTCGACGAAATCAAAG CTTGCTTTGTTTCTGGAGCCATTTCTGTACAAGAAAAGTAACACAAGCAACTCTGGAAAAGTGTCTGATGAGCATTTAAGTGAGAG TGTCAGGAGCTTCTTTGAACGCCACTTTGGAAGAGAA GTTGTTGACTATCTTATTGATCCATTTGTAGCTGGAACCAGTGCGGGAGATCCGGAGTCATTATCT ATACGCCATGCATTTCCAGCATTGTGGAATTTGGAAAGAAA ATATGGTTCTATCATTATTGGTGCCATCTTGTCTAAGCTAACAGCTAAAGGTGGCCCAGTAAAGACAGGAAGTGATTCATCAGGGAAAAGAAGGAATAGACGTGCATCATTTTCATTTCATGTTGGAATGCAG TCACTAATAAATGCACTTCACAATGAAGTTGGAGATGGTAATGTGAAGCTTGGTACAGAAGTATTGTCATTAGCATGTACCTTTGATGGGCTCCCTGCGACTGGTGGGTGGTCGATTTCTGTTGATTCGAAGGATGGTGGTAGCAAGGATCTTGCTAAAAACCAAACCTTCGATGCTGTTATTATGACA GCTCCATTGTCTAATGTCCAGAGGATGAAGTTCAGAAAAGGTGGAGCTCCCTTTGTGCTAGACTTTCTTCCTAAG GTGGATTATCTCCCGCTATCTCTCATGGTGACAGCTTTTAAGAAGGAAGATGTCAAAAAACCTCTGGAAGGATTTGGAGTCTTGATACCCTACAAGGAACAGCAAAAATATGGTCTGAAAACTTTTG GGACTCTGTTCTCCTCAATGATGTTCCCAGATCGAGCTCCTGATGACCAATACTTGTATACAACATTTGTTGGGGGAAGTCACAATAGAGATCTTGCTGGAGCTCCAAT GTCTATTTTGAAACAACTTGTGACTTCTGACCTTAAAAAGCTCTTGGGTGTCGAGGGGCAACCAACTTTTGTGAA GCATATATACTGGAGGAATGCTTTTCCTTTGTATGACTGTGATTACAATTCTGTATTGGAAGCTATAGAGAAGATGGAGAAGAATCTTCCAGGGTTCTTCTACGCAG GAAATAACAAGGACGGGCTGGCTGTTGGTAATGTTATAGCTTCAGGAAGCAGGGCTGCTGACCTTGCAATCTCGTATCTTGAATCTCACACCAAGTACAATAATTCACACTGA